From Pseudomonas sp. FP2335, the proteins below share one genomic window:
- the rsgA gene encoding small ribosomal subunit biogenesis GTPase RsgA, with product MAKRQLNRRQNWRIEKIQGERAARAAKRESSAVEALEGGDLGPEQTGLVIAHFGVQVEVEALEGELTGQVFRCHLRANLPALVTGDKVVWRAGNQGIGVIVAQLPRTTELRRPDSRGQLKPVAANVDMIVIVFAPLPEPHANLIDRYLVAAEHAGIRPLLLLNKFDLIDEQNAPALNALLAVYRTLGYPVLEVSAHHGNGMEQLQQQLDGRISVFVGQSGVGKSSLVNSLLPEVETRVGPLSELSGQGTHTTTTARLFHFPGGGELIDSPGIREFGLGHVSRSDVEAGFIEFNDLIGTCRFRDCKHDREPGCALLKALEDGRVQQQRMNSYRSIIASLPESSY from the coding sequence ATGGCCAAACGCCAGCTCAATCGTCGCCAAAACTGGCGCATCGAAAAGATTCAAGGTGAACGCGCTGCTCGCGCCGCCAAACGTGAATCCTCCGCCGTGGAAGCGCTCGAGGGCGGCGACCTGGGCCCCGAGCAAACGGGCCTGGTGATCGCGCACTTTGGTGTGCAGGTCGAAGTCGAGGCGCTGGAAGGCGAACTCACAGGCCAGGTGTTCCGTTGCCACCTGCGCGCCAACCTGCCTGCGCTGGTCACCGGCGACAAGGTGGTATGGCGTGCCGGCAACCAGGGCATCGGCGTGATCGTCGCCCAGTTGCCGCGCACCACTGAACTGCGCCGCCCGGACAGTCGCGGCCAGCTCAAGCCGGTGGCGGCCAACGTCGACATGATCGTGATCGTGTTTGCGCCGCTGCCCGAGCCCCACGCCAACCTGATCGACCGCTACCTGGTGGCAGCCGAGCACGCCGGCATCCGCCCGCTGCTGCTGCTGAACAAATTCGACCTGATCGACGAGCAGAACGCCCCGGCGCTCAATGCGCTGCTGGCGGTCTACCGCACCCTGGGTTACCCGGTGCTGGAAGTGTCGGCGCACCACGGCAACGGCATGGAGCAACTGCAACAGCAGTTGGATGGACGCATCAGCGTGTTTGTCGGCCAATCGGGCGTGGGTAAATCCTCGCTGGTCAACAGCCTGCTGCCGGAAGTCGAAACCCGTGTAGGCCCGTTGTCGGAACTGTCCGGGCAGGGCACCCACACCACCACCACCGCGCGGTTGTTCCACTTCCCCGGCGGCGGCGAACTGATCGACTCCCCGGGTATCCGCGAATTCGGCCTCGGCCACGTCAGCCGCAGCGATGTGGAAGCGGGCTTCATCGAGTTCAACGACCTCATCGGCACTTGCCGCTTCCGCGATTGCAAACACGACCGCGAGCCGGGCTGTGCGTTGCTCAAGGCGCTGGAAGATGGACGCGTGCAACAGCAGCGGATGAACAGCTATCGGTCGATTATTGCGAGTCTTCCTGAAAGCAGTTACTGA
- the queG gene encoding tRNA epoxyqueuosine(34) reductase QueG: MPAITSDLPALAQSIKDWGRELGFQQVGISGLDLAEHEQHLQRWLDAGYHGEMDYMGAHGSKRSHPDELVPGTLRVVSLRMDYLPGDTQMAQLLAKPEKAYISRYALGRDYHKLIRKRVQQLADRIQAQIGPFGFRAFVDSAPVLEKAIAEQAGLGWIGKNTLVLNRKAGSYFFLSELFVDLPLPVDEPHGTEHCGRCTACLDICPTNAFVGPYVLDARRCISYLTIELKNAIPEDLRPLIGNRVFGCDDCQIVCPWNRFARATGESDFKPRHNLDNAELAELFMWDEDKFLSSTEGSPLRRAGYERWLRNLAVGLGNAPSSIPVLEALKARRDDPSELVREHVEWALKQHATRG; the protein is encoded by the coding sequence ATGCCCGCGATTACCTCCGATCTGCCCGCCCTCGCCCAATCGATCAAAGACTGGGGTCGCGAACTGGGCTTTCAACAAGTCGGCATCAGCGGCCTGGACCTCGCCGAGCATGAACAGCACCTGCAACGCTGGCTCGACGCCGGCTACCACGGCGAGATGGACTACATGGGCGCCCACGGCAGCAAACGCTCCCATCCCGATGAACTGGTGCCCGGCACGCTGCGCGTGGTCTCGCTGCGCATGGACTACCTGCCTGGCGACACCCAAATGGCGCAACTACTGGCCAAGCCGGAAAAAGCCTACATCTCGCGCTACGCCCTCGGCCGCGACTACCACAAGCTGATCCGCAAGCGCGTGCAACAACTGGCCGACCGCATCCAGGCGCAGATCGGGCCGTTCGGCTTCCGCGCCTTCGTCGACAGCGCGCCGGTGCTGGAAAAAGCCATCGCCGAACAGGCCGGCCTGGGCTGGATCGGCAAGAACACCCTGGTGCTCAATCGCAAGGCCGGCAGTTACTTCTTCCTCAGCGAGCTGTTTGTCGACCTGCCGCTGCCGGTGGACGAGCCCCATGGCACCGAACACTGCGGGCGTTGCACGGCGTGCCTGGACATCTGCCCCACCAATGCCTTCGTCGGCCCCTATGTGCTGGATGCCCGGCGCTGCATTTCCTACCTGACCATCGAACTGAAGAACGCAATCCCGGAAGACTTGCGACCGTTGATCGGCAACCGGGTATTTGGCTGCGATGACTGTCAGATCGTGTGCCCGTGGAATCGTTTCGCCCGCGCCACCGGCGAAAGCGATTTCAAGCCTCGCCACAACCTGGACAATGCCGAGTTGGCCGAACTGTTTATGTGGGACGAGGACAAATTCCTCAGCAGCACCGAAGGTTCGCCCCTGCGCCGCGCCGGGTACGAGCGCTGGTTGCGCAACCTGGCGGTGGGCCTGGGCAATGCGCCATCGAGCATCCCCGTGCTGGAAGCCTTGAAGGCACGGCGGGACGACCCCTCAGAGCTGGTGCGCGAGCATGTGGAATGGGCGCTGAAGCAGCACGCCACGCGCGGCTAG
- the orn gene encoding oligoribonuclease: MQNPQNLIWIDLEMTGLNPDTDVIIEMATIVTDSNLNTLAEGPVIAIHHSDAVLATMDEWNTRTHGNSGLTQRVRDSRISMAEAEAETIAFLEKWVPKGKSPICGNSICQDRRFLYTHMKGLESYFHYRNLDVSTLKELAARWAPEVKDSFHKGSTHLALDDIRESIAELQHYRKHFIKA; this comes from the coding sequence ATGCAAAACCCACAGAACCTGATTTGGATCGATCTGGAAATGACCGGTCTGAACCCCGACACCGACGTCATCATCGAGATGGCCACCATTGTCACCGACAGCAACCTCAATACCCTGGCCGAAGGTCCGGTGATCGCTATCCATCACAGCGACGCCGTGCTGGCCACCATGGACGAATGGAACACCCGCACCCACGGCAACTCCGGCCTGACCCAGCGCGTGCGCGACAGCCGCATCAGCATGGCCGAAGCCGAAGCCGAGACCATCGCGTTCCTGGAAAAGTGGGTGCCCAAGGGCAAGTCGCCGATCTGCGGCAATAGCATCTGCCAGGACCGCCGCTTCCTCTATACCCACATGAAGGGGCTGGAGAGCTACTTCCACTACCGCAACCTGGATGTGTCCACCTTGAAAGAGCTGGCCGCGCGTTGGGCGCCGGAAGTCAAAGACAGCTTCCATAAAGGCAGCACCCATCTGGCGCTGGATGATATTCGCGAGTCGATCGCCGAGTTGCAGCATTACCGCAAGCATTTCATCAAGGCTTGA
- a CDS encoding HDOD domain-containing protein — translation MANETTVPTAKPNSLAAWIKRLDDVLLPVPQASHERVCKAIRDNRSSLRDIAELMQNSPALVLSVIREANSHTHGSFTEPAENLEVALNRLGLKRAEELLARLPSVPAQEIPVALRQLLLVSQHASQQANGLFASRLARLWQDIHWGSLLFLSPLWPMAVAYPKLLEEWELRVIHKGQSARQVEQELFGVRLLDLCLGLTETWHLPIWVSQGYNLLLKEQRLLVKALRIAREDDALRHQQLLDAEPNLRRWLNQPANTVLLANGLAMSAQESWTCPHTERWQYLTALYLQQPLGDVQQQVHQQAVTSARSTLMPDLWHPALSLIWPWHVQKIHRGLLPAPPPTAEALALWRSRCTELLVEPSRFANAMHLTTCAKEALVASGMQRVMLLMTDRAQSTLRVHQADGLPKDAANLSLDVTNSTLLQRLLEKSAQVRLNPDNHAQFSALLPPILRRLFNGEHLLLRSLSCNGKVVMLMVADQGGGPFSETTVQAFGKTAQCIEKALHCFTNRSA, via the coding sequence ATGGCTAATGAAACGACAGTCCCAACTGCAAAACCCAATTCTCTCGCCGCTTGGATCAAGCGCCTGGACGATGTGCTGCTGCCCGTCCCCCAGGCCAGTCACGAGCGCGTGTGCAAAGCCATCCGCGATAACCGCAGTTCGTTGCGCGATATTGCCGAGCTGATGCAAAACAGCCCGGCGCTGGTGCTCAGCGTGATTCGCGAGGCCAACAGCCATACCCATGGCAGCTTCACGGAACCGGCGGAAAACCTCGAAGTGGCGCTCAACCGCCTCGGCCTCAAGCGCGCTGAAGAGCTACTGGCGCGCCTACCGTCGGTGCCGGCCCAGGAAATCCCGGTGGCCTTGCGCCAACTGTTGCTGGTCAGCCAGCACGCCTCGCAGCAGGCCAACGGCTTGTTCGCCAGCCGCCTGGCGCGGTTGTGGCAGGACATCCACTGGGGCAGCCTGTTGTTCCTGTCGCCGCTGTGGCCGATGGCCGTCGCCTACCCCAAGCTCCTTGAAGAATGGGAGCTGCGGGTGATCCACAAAGGCCAGTCCGCGCGCCAGGTCGAACAGGAACTGTTCGGCGTGCGCCTGCTCGACCTGTGCCTGGGCTTGACCGAAACCTGGCACCTGCCGATCTGGGTGTCCCAGGGCTACAACCTGCTGCTCAAAGAGCAGCGCTTGCTGGTCAAGGCCCTGCGCATCGCCCGCGAGGACGACGCGCTGCGCCACCAGCAATTGCTCGACGCCGAACCCAACCTGCGACGCTGGCTGAACCAGCCGGCCAATACCGTGCTGCTGGCCAATGGCCTGGCGATGTCGGCCCAGGAATCCTGGACTTGCCCGCACACCGAGCGCTGGCAATACCTCACCGCCCTGTACCTGCAACAGCCGCTGGGCGATGTGCAGCAACAGGTGCACCAGCAAGCCGTGACCAGCGCCCGCAGCACCTTGATGCCCGATCTCTGGCACCCGGCGCTGTCGCTGATCTGGCCGTGGCATGTGCAAAAAATCCATCGCGGCCTGCTGCCGGCCCCACCGCCCACCGCCGAAGCACTGGCCCTGTGGCGCAGCCGCTGCACCGAGTTGCTGGTGGAACCGAGCCGCTTCGCCAACGCCATGCACCTGACCACCTGCGCCAAAGAGGCACTGGTGGCCAGCGGCATGCAACGGGTCATGCTGCTGATGACCGACCGTGCCCAAAGCACCTTGCGTGTGCACCAGGCCGACGGCCTGCCAAAGGACGCCGCCAACCTGAGCCTTGATGTAACCAACAGCACGTTACTGCAGCGCCTGCTGGAAAAATCCGCCCAGGTGCGCCTCAACCCGGACAACCACGCGCAGTTCTCGGCCTTGTTGCCGCCGATCCTGCGTCGCCTGTTCAACGGCGAGCACCTGCTGCTGCGCTCCCTGAGCTGCAACGGCAAGGTGGTGATGCTGATGGTGGCCGACCAGGGCGGCGGGCCGTTCTCGGAAACCACCGTGCAAGCCTTCGGCAAAACCGCCCAATGCATCGAGAAAGCCCTGCACTGCTTTACCAACCGCAGCGCCTGA
- a CDS encoding N-acetylmuramoyl-L-alanine amidase, which translates to MRFRALVAVVGVLLAAMTVNVLAASQVKSVRLWRAPDNTRLVFDLSGPVQHSVFTLSAPDRLVIDINGATLAAPLKVSTANTPITSMRSAQRTPTDLRVVIDLKKAVTPKSFVLAPNAQYGNRLVVDLFDNAADANPPPAPTPSVATVPAVPVSPAQPQVKLPPLPPAPAGKRDIIVVIDAGHGGEDPGASGSRGQHEKDVVLAIARELQRQVNAMKGYRAELTRTGDYFIPLRGRTEIARKKGADLFVSIHADAAPSTAAFGASVFALSDRGATSETARWLADSENRSDLIGGAGNVSLDDKDKMLAGVLLDLSMTASLTSSLNVGQKVLSNIGRVTSLHKQRVEQAGFMVLKSPDIPSILVETGFISNANEASKLASASHQQALARSISAGIRQFFQQNPPPGTYIAWLRDSGKIAQGPRDHRVQPGDTLAMLAVRFQVSAATLRSANSLKTDELKVGQVLTIPGTELAAQ; encoded by the coding sequence ATGCGCTTTCGCGCGTTGGTTGCTGTCGTAGGGGTGTTGCTTGCGGCAATGACTGTCAATGTTCTGGCTGCTTCACAGGTGAAAAGTGTGCGCCTGTGGCGAGCGCCGGATAACACGCGACTGGTGTTCGACCTGTCTGGCCCGGTCCAGCACAGCGTCTTTACCTTGTCGGCGCCGGATCGCCTGGTGATCGACATCAACGGTGCGACCCTGGCTGCGCCGCTGAAAGTCTCCACCGCCAACACCCCGATTACGTCCATGCGTTCGGCCCAGCGCACGCCGACCGATCTGCGTGTGGTCATCGACCTGAAAAAGGCCGTGACCCCGAAGAGCTTTGTGCTGGCGCCCAACGCCCAGTACGGCAACCGGCTGGTGGTCGACCTGTTCGACAACGCCGCCGACGCCAACCCGCCACCGGCACCTACCCCGAGCGTGGCGACCGTGCCCGCCGTACCGGTCAGCCCGGCGCAACCGCAGGTCAAGTTGCCACCGTTGCCACCGGCCCCGGCGGGCAAGCGCGACATTATCGTGGTGATCGACGCCGGTCACGGTGGCGAAGATCCGGGTGCCTCGGGTTCCCGTGGGCAACATGAAAAAGACGTGGTACTGGCCATTGCCCGCGAACTGCAGCGTCAGGTCAATGCCATGAAAGGCTACCGCGCCGAGCTGACGCGTACTGGCGACTACTTTATCCCGTTGCGCGGGCGTACCGAGATCGCGCGCAAGAAAGGCGCCGACCTGTTCGTCTCGATCCACGCCGACGCCGCGCCGTCCACTGCCGCATTCGGTGCTTCGGTGTTTGCCTTGTCGGATCGCGGCGCCACGTCCGAGACCGCCCGTTGGCTGGCCGACAGCGAAAACCGTTCCGACTTGATCGGTGGGGCCGGCAACGTGTCCCTCGATGACAAGGACAAAATGCTCGCTGGCGTGTTGCTCGACCTGTCGATGACCGCCTCGCTCACCTCCAGCCTGAACGTCGGCCAGAAAGTCCTGAGCAATATCGGCCGGGTCACGTCGCTGCACAAACAACGCGTGGAGCAGGCCGGGTTCATGGTGCTGAAGTCGCCGGACATCCCGTCGATCCTGGTGGAAACCGGGTTTATCTCCAACGCCAACGAAGCCTCGAAGCTGGCCAGCGCCAGTCACCAGCAGGCCTTGGCGCGTTCGATCAGTGCCGGTATTCGTCAGTTTTTCCAGCAGAATCCTCCGCCGGGCACCTATATCGCCTGGCTGCGCGACTCCGGCAAAATCGCCCAGGGCCCGCGTGACCATCGCGTGCAACCGGGCGACACCCTGGCCATGCTGGCCGTGCGTTTCCAGGTCTCGGCCGCGACGTTGCGCAGCGCCAATAGCCTGAAGACCGATGAATTGAAAGTCGGCCAGGTGTTGACCATCCCTGGCACCGAATTGGCGGCACAGTAA
- the tsaE gene encoding tRNA (adenosine(37)-N6)-threonylcarbamoyltransferase complex ATPase subunit type 1 TsaE, whose protein sequence is MSEVILFLADEDAMVAFGQRIAQVTAGAGLIFLEGDLGAGKTTLSRGIIRGLGHAGAVKSPTFTLVEPYEIGTVRAFHFDLYRLVDPEELEYMGIRDYFDEDALCLIEWPDKGTGFLPKPDLTITITPHETGRQLKLLPQSARGQSWCAALALEFK, encoded by the coding sequence GTGTCTGAAGTAATCCTATTCCTGGCCGATGAAGACGCCATGGTCGCGTTCGGTCAGCGCATCGCGCAGGTCACGGCCGGTGCGGGGCTGATCTTTCTCGAGGGCGACCTGGGGGCGGGCAAGACCACGTTGTCCCGGGGAATCATTCGCGGCTTGGGGCATGCGGGCGCGGTAAAAAGCCCGACGTTCACCCTGGTAGAGCCTTACGAGATTGGCACCGTGCGCGCCTTTCACTTCGACCTCTACCGTTTGGTCGACCCCGAGGAGCTGGAGTACATGGGTATCCGGGATTACTTCGATGAGGATGCGTTGTGCCTGATCGAGTGGCCAGATAAAGGAACAGGCTTTTTGCCAAAGCCGGACCTGACCATTACCATTACGCCGCATGAAACAGGACGTCAGTTGAAGTTGTTGCCCCAGAGCGCGCGCGGCCAGTCGTGGTGCGCCGCTTTGGCATTGGAATTCAAATAA
- the motB gene encoding flagellar motor protein MotB has protein sequence MENNQPIIIKRVKRFAAGHHGGAWKIAFADFATAMMAFFLVLWLMSTATPEQKIAIAGYFKDPIGFSESGTPFVIDLGGSPQLAPERTINPEVKTEAPQEHIPIERDTVEAMAEQVEQERLELLLQELQTKVEENPQLLKFKDQISFEITPDGLRIQITDAANRPMFDSGSARLKPYFEDILLAMADTIKAVPNKISISGHTDAKPYAGQGDFGNWELSANRANAARRALVAGSYPDPQVARVVGFASSQLFDPKDPFNPINRRIDIVVLTKKAQRAIEGDQPKPAPTSGAGAPGEVPADPNAIPPGQEPLPAHELRQKLNLFDDGGVKDPTVPKAGS, from the coding sequence ATGGAAAACAACCAGCCGATAATCATCAAGCGCGTCAAGCGCTTCGCTGCGGGGCACCATGGCGGTGCCTGGAAAATCGCCTTCGCCGACTTTGCCACGGCGATGATGGCGTTCTTCCTGGTGCTGTGGCTGATGTCCACCGCCACGCCGGAACAGAAGATCGCCATCGCCGGTTACTTCAAGGACCCGATCGGCTTCTCGGAAAGCGGCACGCCTTTCGTGATCGACCTGGGCGGCTCGCCGCAGTTGGCGCCGGAGCGCACCATCAACCCGGAGGTCAAGACCGAAGCGCCGCAGGAACATATCCCGATCGAGCGCGACACCGTCGAAGCCATGGCCGAGCAGGTCGAGCAGGAACGCCTGGAACTGTTGCTGCAAGAGTTGCAGACCAAGGTCGAGGAGAACCCACAACTGCTGAAGTTCAAGGATCAGATCTCGTTTGAGATCACCCCGGACGGCCTGCGCATCCAGATCACCGACGCGGCCAACCGGCCGATGTTCGACTCCGGCAGCGCGCGCCTGAAGCCTTACTTCGAAGACATCCTGCTGGCCATGGCCGACACCATCAAGGCGGTGCCGAACAAGATCAGTATCAGCGGCCACACCGACGCCAAGCCGTACGCGGGCCAAGGCGACTTCGGCAACTGGGAACTCTCCGCCAACCGCGCCAACGCCGCCCGCCGCGCGCTGGTGGCCGGCAGCTACCCGGACCCGCAAGTGGCGCGCGTGGTGGGCTTTGCCTCCTCGCAGCTGTTTGATCCCAAAGACCCGTTCAACCCGATCAACCGGCGGATCGACATCGTCGTGCTGACCAAAAAGGCCCAGCGTGCGATTGAAGGTGATCAACCCAAACCGGCGCCGACCTCAGGTGCGGGTGCGCCCGGTGAAGTACCGGCCGACCCGAACGCCATCCCGCCAGGGCAGGAGCCGTTGCCGGCCCATGAGCTGCGGCAGAAGCTGAACCTGTTTGACGATGGTGGGGTGAAAGATCCTACGGTGCCTAAAGCTGGTTCTTAA
- the motA gene encoding flagellar motor stator protein MotA — protein sequence MAKIIGIIVVFASVLGGYVLSHGKIAALIQPFEVMIIGGAALGAFLQANPGYMTMHVVKKSLAMFGSRFTHTFYLEVLGLVYEILNKSRREGMMAIEADIEDAAASPIFAKYPAVLKDERMTAYICDYLRIMSSGNMAPHELEGLFDMELFSLKEELEHPSHAVTGIADGMPGFGIVAAVLGIVVTMASLGEGDQAAIGMHVGAALVGTFFGILAAYGFFGPLATSLAHDAKEEINLYESIKASLVASASGMPPSLAVEFGRKVLYPKHRPSFAELEQAVRGR from the coding sequence ATGGCTAAAATTATCGGCATCATCGTCGTCTTCGCAAGCGTGCTCGGTGGGTACGTCCTGTCCCACGGTAAAATTGCCGCGCTGATCCAACCCTTCGAGGTGATGATTATCGGTGGCGCCGCACTGGGCGCATTCCTGCAGGCGAACCCCGGCTACATGACCATGCACGTGGTCAAGAAATCCCTGGCGATGTTCGGTTCGCGCTTTACCCACACCTTCTATCTTGAAGTGCTGGGCCTGGTGTATGAGATCCTCAACAAGAGCCGCCGCGAAGGCATGATGGCCATCGAGGCCGACATCGAAGACGCTGCCGCCAGCCCGATTTTCGCCAAGTACCCGGCGGTGCTCAAAGACGAGCGCATGACCGCCTACATCTGCGATTACCTGCGCATCATGTCCTCCGGCAACATGGCCCCCCATGAGCTGGAAGGCTTGTTCGACATGGAGTTGTTCAGCCTCAAGGAAGAACTGGAGCATCCGTCCCACGCCGTGACCGGCATCGCCGACGGCATGCCCGGCTTCGGTATCGTTGCGGCGGTACTCGGTATCGTGGTGACCATGGCTTCCCTGGGCGAAGGCGACCAGGCAGCCATCGGCATGCACGTAGGTGCGGCGCTGGTGGGTACGTTCTTCGGTATCCTCGCGGCCTACGGCTTCTTCGGCCCGCTGGCCACGTCCCTGGCCCACGATGCCAAGGAAGAAATCAACCTGTACGAATCGATCAAGGCCAGCCTGGTAGCGTCCGCTTCCGGCATGCCGCCATCGCTGGCGGTGGAGTTCGGTCGTAAAGTGTTGTACCCGAAACATCGCCCAAGCTTCGCCGAGCTGGAACAAGCGGTTCGCGGTCGCTAA
- a CDS encoding NAD(P)H-hydrate dehydratase: MPQTKHSINDVQPLLPGDLPQLAARSPDSHKGRFGHLLVIGGDRGLGGAALLSAESALRSGAGLVSLATRPEHVPAALARLPEVMTVGVSSANQLMGLLEKVSVIVVGPGLGDAAWGKSLLSVAANAQQPQVWDADALNQLATGSVNLPANSVITPHPGEAARLLGLSTAEVQADRLKVARALSRKFNAVAILKGAGSLIASPDGRVSRCDQGHPAMATAGLGDVLAGLVGALLAQGMPAYDASCLAVWLHATAGDRQGSFGRGLAASDLIPAIRQLLEEQSPCLK; encoded by the coding sequence ATGCCGCAGACAAAACACTCAATTAACGACGTTCAGCCCCTGTTGCCTGGCGATTTACCGCAACTGGCTGCGCGTTCCCCGGACTCCCACAAAGGCCGGTTCGGCCACCTGCTGGTGATTGGCGGTGACCGTGGCTTGGGCGGTGCTGCGCTGCTCAGCGCGGAAAGTGCCTTGCGCAGTGGCGCGGGCCTGGTCTCCCTGGCGACGCGCCCGGAGCACGTGCCTGCCGCCTTGGCCCGTTTGCCGGAAGTAATGACGGTCGGCGTGAGCTCGGCCAACCAGTTGATGGGCTTGCTGGAGAAAGTTTCGGTCATCGTGGTTGGTCCAGGCCTTGGCGATGCCGCCTGGGGCAAAAGCCTGTTGTCCGTCGCCGCCAATGCGCAACAGCCACAGGTCTGGGACGCCGACGCCTTGAACCAACTGGCCACGGGCAGCGTCAACTTGCCGGCCAACAGTGTCATCACCCCGCATCCGGGTGAGGCTGCGCGGTTGTTGGGCCTGTCGACAGCCGAGGTTCAGGCTGATCGTCTTAAGGTGGCGCGCGCGTTGAGCCGGAAATTCAATGCAGTGGCTATTCTCAAGGGGGCTGGCAGTTTGATTGCCAGCCCGGATGGACGTGTTTCGCGTTGTGACCAAGGCCATCCGGCAATGGCCACGGCAGGCTTGGGTGATGTATTGGCCGGCCTCGTCGGAGCATTGCTGGCCCAGGGCATGCCAGCCTATGACGCCAGCTGCCTGGCTGTGTGGTTGCACGCCACGGCGGGGGATCGCCAAGGCAGCTTTGGTCGCGGCCTGGCGGCCAGTGACCTGATACCTGCCATTCGTCAATTGCTGGAGGAACAGTCACCGTGTCTGAAGTAA
- a CDS encoding rhodanese-like domain-containing protein yields MPDFSGLPLVIESSDLQGRLDAEHLILVDLTSAARYAQGHIPGAHFVDPKRTQLGQAPAPGLLPNKADLEKLFGELGHTPDATYVVYDDEGGGWAGRFIWMLDVIGHQKYHYLDGGLLAWLEGQHPVSTEVPAPVGGPVSLTLHDGPTATREYLQSRLGAADLGIWDARGPLEYSGEKVLAAKGGHIPGAVNFEWTAGMDPARNLRIRRDMPQILENLGLTRDKEIITHCQTHHRSSFTYLVAKALGYPRVKGYAGSWGEWGNHPDTPVEI; encoded by the coding sequence ATGCCTGACTTCTCTGGCTTGCCGCTGGTGATCGAATCCAGCGACCTGCAAGGTCGCCTCGATGCCGAACACCTGATACTGGTCGACCTCACCAGTGCCGCCCGCTACGCCCAGGGGCATATCCCCGGCGCGCATTTCGTTGACCCCAAGCGCACCCAACTGGGCCAGGCGCCTGCACCGGGGTTGCTGCCCAACAAGGCAGACCTGGAAAAACTCTTCGGCGAACTGGGTCACACCCCGGACGCGACCTACGTGGTCTACGACGACGAAGGCGGTGGCTGGGCCGGCCGCTTCATCTGGATGCTCGACGTGATCGGCCACCAGAAGTATCACTACCTCGACGGCGGCCTGCTGGCCTGGCTGGAAGGCCAACACCCCGTCTCCACCGAGGTGCCCGCACCCGTGGGCGGCCCGGTCAGCCTGACGCTGCACGACGGCCCCACCGCCACCCGCGAATACCTGCAAAGCCGCCTCGGCGCTGCCGACCTGGGCATCTGGGATGCACGCGGCCCGCTGGAGTATTCCGGCGAGAAAGTCCTCGCCGCCAAAGGTGGGCACATCCCCGGCGCCGTGAACTTCGAATGGACCGCCGGCATGGACCCTGCGCGCAACCTGCGCATCCGCCGCGACATGCCGCAGATCCTCGAAAACCTCGGGCTGACCCGCGACAAAGAAATCATCACCCACTGCCAGACTCACCACCGCTCTAGCTTCACCTATCTGGTGGCCAAGGCGCTCGGTTATCCGCGAGTCAAAGGTTATGCCGGTTCCTGGGGCGAATGGGGCAACCACCCCGACACCCCCGTTGAGATTTAA
- a CDS encoding trimeric intracellular cation channel family protein, with protein MMLLMLYLIAITAEAMTGALSAGRRGMDWFGVVLIACVTALGGGSVRDVLLGHYPLTWVKHPEYLVLTSVAALVTIFIAPLMRHLRSLFLALDAVGLVAFTLIGCMTALEMGHGMLVASVSGVITGVFGGILRDIFCNDIPLIFRRELYASVSFLAAWFYLLCLYLELPSEQAILLTLFSGFLLRLLAIRFHWEMPKFVYNDDVH; from the coding sequence ATCATGTTGTTGATGCTCTACCTCATCGCCATCACCGCCGAAGCCATGACTGGCGCCCTGTCCGCCGGGCGGCGCGGTATGGACTGGTTTGGTGTGGTGTTGATCGCCTGCGTGACGGCGCTGGGCGGCGGTTCGGTACGTGACGTGCTGCTGGGGCATTACCCGCTGACCTGGGTCAAACACCCGGAATACCTGGTGCTGACCTCGGTGGCGGCGCTGGTGACGATCTTTATCGCGCCGTTGATGCGCCATCTGCGCTCGCTGTTCCTGGCGCTGGATGCCGTGGGGCTGGTGGCGTTCACCTTGATCGGTTGCATGACCGCCCTGGAAATGGGGCATGGCATGCTGGTGGCGTCGGTCAGTGGCGTGATCACCGGCGTGTTCGGCGGCATCCTGCGGGACATTTTCTGCAACGACATCCCGCTGATCTTTCGGCGTGAGCTGTACGCCAGCGTGTCGTTCCTCGCCGCCTGGTTCTACCTGCTGTGTCTGTATCTGGAGCTGCCCAGCGAACAGGCGATTCTGCTGACTTTGTTCAGCGGTTTTCTCTTACGCCTGCTGGCGATCCGTTTTCACTGGGAAATGCCCAAGTTCGTCTATAACGACGACGTCCACTAG